A stretch of DNA from Aciduliprofundum sp. MAR08-339:
TCAAATCTTTTCAGCTCCTCATATTTCTCCATGGCTAGAGCCCTGAGTGGCACAATGTACACACTTTTGAGTCCCATTTTGAATGCCCTTAAAATTGCAATGTATCCAACCAGTGTTTTGCCGCTGGCAGTTGGAATTGCCACAACAAGGTTTTTCCCCTTGAAAAGTTTTTTTATTGCCTCTTCCTGGGGAGGATAGAGTTCTCTTATACCCTCCTCTTCAAAAATCTGAAGCCACTCACGTTTCAAGGGAATATCACTGATTTTCACGGTGGATTAATCCCTTATGGCTTTAATAGTTTTCCTAATGGAATATGCGGTAAATTTGCTTCGCCTTCTTTTCCCCTATACCCTCTACCTTTTTCAACTCCACAATGTTGGCCCTTGCTATTTTTTCAATGGATCCAAATTGGGCAAGCAACTTCCTCGCCATTTTCTCCCCAATATATGGTAGGGAGGATAGGGCATAGACCTTCCACTCCTCCTCACTCATGGATTTTTTGGGAGGGATACGCTCCCACCTTCTCTCAATTTCCCCATCATTCTTTCCCTCACCTTCCCTTTTTATGAGAATTCTGAAGAATTCAACAAGGGCCTCGTCACTCTCCGCGTGGAAAATAGGAATGCCATGCTTGAACTGAATTTCCATAAATGCACCCATAACATGGTTCCAGCCGAATCCTGAGAGGTGAAGTTCATCCTCTATGCTTCCATGTATGAGGAGTGCTCTTCTTAAAATTTTACAGTCCATAACCTCATCGGCAAGAAGTCTGCGCATTTGATCCCACAGTCTATTTGTTTTCATGCTGCTCAGGAAATCCCGAGCACTCTTTCTCTCTATCAGCACACCATTTTCATCGCATATAAGAAAATCTCCAACCGGGAGGTTTACCATCTCAAATTTGCCCAGCACAGATTCAAGGAGGGAAATCACGGAGTGCTCTCTGTAATCCACGAATATTCTCATAATTGTGTATGGAAAACAAAATAAAAAATTTAAGCGTAGTAGTACTCGCCCCTTTCCTTCTGTTCCCTGTCAGTGTAACTTCCCGGCTTGTTAATTCTCGGCCTTCTTGTATCTCCATCCCTTCTGAATGTTATGCCCACATTTTTCAGGAATAAATTCATTCCTTCACGCATCGTGAATGGACCTCTTCCCACGCCATGCCTCGCTGGCTCTCCTCCAAAGACCATTACGTGATCTGAGATTATGTCTATGAAATACACATCGTGATCAACAACCAGGGCGCTCTTGCCCGTGTTTTCCATTACTCTGCGAATGACCTTGGCTGCGATCATTCTCTGATTGGAATCAAGATAGGCGGAGGGCTCATCCAGAAGGTAAAGATCGGCATCTCTTCCCAGGGCCAGTGCTATTGCGAGACGCTGCATCTCGCCCCCAGATAGGGCTTGCACATCCTTGCTGTAAATGTGCCTTATGTTCAGGGGATGGAGCACCTCGGATTGGAAGAAGGAGTTGCTCATTCTGTCTTTAAGCGTGAGCATAAGGAGTTCCTCAACAGTTCCATCGTATTCTGGCTTTATGTACTGGGGCTTGTAACTCACCCTTATTTCTTCCTCTATTGCACCCCTATCCGCCTTGAGTACTCCCGCCAGGATTTTAACAAAGGTCGTTTTTCCAGTTGCATTTGGTCCCACTACACCAACAACCTGGCCGATTTTTATCTCTCCGGGCTCAACATCCAGTATGAAATCCTTGAACCTCTTCTCAATGTATGGCCATTTTACAAGGGTGGGCAGGTCCATACTCTTCTTTGGAGGATGTGCCGTGAACTCTATTTTCCATGGTCTGAACCTTATGTTTTCCTCGCGCAGGTATCCCTCAAGGAATGAGTTTATTGCATTTCTTGTGGGCCTTATTTGGGAAACCACTCCATAGGCTCCTTCGGATCCATAAAGAATATGCACCACATCCGCTATGAAATCCAGAATAGCAAGGTCATGCTCAACCACAAACACTATTTTTCTCTCCGCGAGATTTTTTATTATCCTCGCAATCCTCAGTCTCTGGTATATGTCAAGATAACTTGAAGGCTCGTCAAAGAAGTAAACATCTGCATCCTTAAGCATAGTTGCCGCTATGGCAACACTCTGCAACTCACCACCGCTCAACTTATCCA
This window harbors:
- a CDS encoding ribosome biogenesis/translation initiation ATPase RLI — its product is MHIAVVLQDRCQFKKCNYECKTYCPPVRMGIDTVVITEKGYPKIIEELCEGCGICVHKCPFEAVKIIGLPEELQEDLVHQYGENGFRLYRVPMIQKGKVVGILGPNGVGKTTSLNILSGTLIPNLGKYEKNPSWDDVIEYFSGTVMADYFSKLRDGDIKTALKPQYVDKIPQVFKGKVRELLKKVSEDFDEIAALLQIENSLNRDVDKLSGGELQSVAIAATMLKDADVYFFDEPSSYLDIYQRLRIARIIKNLAERKIVFVVEHDLAILDFIADVVHILYGSEGAYGVVSQIRPTRNAINSFLEGYLREENIRFRPWKIEFTAHPPKKSMDLPTLVKWPYIEKRFKDFILDVEPGEIKIGQVVGVVGPNATGKTTFVKILAGVLKADRGAIEEEIRVSYKPQYIKPEYDGTVEELLMLTLKDRMSNSFFQSEVLHPLNIRHIYSKDVQALSGGEMQRLAIALALGRDADLYLLDEPSAYLDSNQRMIAAKVIRRVMENTGKSALVVDHDVYFIDIISDHVMVFGGEPARHGVGRGPFTMREGMNLFLKNVGITFRRDGDTRRPRINKPGSYTDREQKERGEYYYA
- a CDS encoding ERCC4 domain-containing protein; the encoded protein is MRIFVDYREHSVISLLESVLGKFEMVNLPVGDFLICDENGVLIERKSARDFLSSMKTNRLWDQMRRLLADEVMDCKILRRALLIHGSIEDELHLSGFGWNHVMGAFMEIQFKHGIPIFHAESDEALVEFFRILIKREGEGKNDGEIERRWERIPPKKSMSEEEWKVYALSSLPYIGEKMARKLLAQFGSIEKIARANIVELKKVEGIGEKKAKQIYRIFH